The stretch of DNA TCTCATGCAGCTTGAACCATTACATATCAACACGTGGTGTTTCGTCCCTTGTAAATTCCATGTCGTCAATTTCATCCTCTCCCTTCAATAAAGATGTAAAGTTCTATATTTCTGCTAAAAGCTTCATTATTTCATTTTTTGTTTTTGGAATGGTGCATGAATTAAATCGATCTTTCACTCTTAACTGTTCGAAGACATCAATGATCCACGGTTTCTCTAAGTGACTTTTTTGTAAAATCGCATCGTCTCGAAATACTTGATCAGGTTTGTCTTGAGCTATGATCCTCCCTTCATTCATTACAATAATCTCATCAGCCCATTCATAAGCTAAATTCACATCATGTGTAGACACAATCATTGTTTTGTTCTCTGTTTGAATATCATGTAATACATTCATAATTTTCTTAGCATAGTATGGATCTAGCCCTGCTGTCGGTTCATCTAATACCATGAGCTTCGGCTCCATGGCCACAATTCCCGCAATGGCAACTCGTTTTTTTTGGCCAATGCTTAAAAAATGAGGTGGCTTTTCTTTTAAGGCAGTCGTTTCCGTTAACATCATTGCCTTGTCCACAGCTAGCTCCACTTCGCTCTCAGAAAGCCCCATATTTTTAGGTCCATATTTTATATCTTGATAAACACTAGATGAGAATAATTGAGAGTCAGAATCCTGATATACAATCCCTACCTGTTGACGTAATCTCTTTATCTCTTTGCGCTTGTACCGTAACGTTTCACCTTGAAAACAGATGGAACCACTCGTCGGTTGTAAAATCCCATTGAAATGTAAAAACAATGTTGACTTTCCAGCCCCGTTATTTCCTAACAAAGCAATTTTCTTTCCTTGTTCAATAGATAGAGAAATATTGTTTATAGCATCAGTCCCATCAGGATATTGGTATGTAATGTTTTCAAGCTCTATAATTGGTGTACTCATTAAACAAAACTCCTTTTACATAGCTGATGCTACGAATGTAAGCGTCAGCATTGATATCGCTACGATCCCCCAGTTCAGTGGATGATATTTATAGCTGCTTTCAATTTCATAATTACCATCTTGTCCACCACGTGTATCTACAGCTATTTGTAGTTCTTTTGCGTACTTCATAGACTTTACAAACACCCCTACTACTAGCTGACCTAAAGAATAAATCGATAGACGGTAATGTTGATAGCCAAGTCTAGAAGCTTGTGCGATATAGACTTCTTGAGCTTTATCTAAGAGTACAAAAATAAATCTATATGTGAATGCAACGAGTTCAATAAATAGTGTTGGTAGTTTCATTTTCTGTAGGAGCCATAAAATATCATGAAGCGGCGTAGATAATATTAAGAAATACATGCAACTTACAGTTGAGAAAACGGTAAAAAACAGGCTTGTAACAATTGATATATTATCTGTAGATATATACAACTGCCACGTACCAAAAGTCATTGACCATAAAGAATTAATTACTTTATAGTCATACGGTGCAACCGAAATAAGAATAGGTATAATACTTGAAAGCAAAAAAAATGATGGTAATAAAAGTAGTTTTATATAATCACGTACTGAGATTTTCGCACCAAAAACTATTGCCATGCTCATGATTAACAAAGTTATAACAGCAATAACTTCACTTTTTGTAATAAGACAGAAAAACAAAAATAAAAATGTGAAAACTGCTTTCTCAATAGGGTGAACATGTCGTAGCTGATTCAAATAAGCAAGCTGGTCAATCCGAAGCATGCTCCACCTCACTAGAAGATTCAGTGGAGAATTTTTTTCGTGCTCTACCATAGCCGATGACATAGCCGATTATAATTGCACCTATGGCCGCTTGTAAGGAAAATAGCAAGCTTTCTATCTCACCGCTTGGTGGCTCCCATAATACGTTGAACCAAGGCTCATAATTAGGTGCTATTTCACCAATTGCTTCTTCAGCTTGTCCATCTGCCCCACCAAATTCAGCATCCTGCTGTAGTACTAAAGGAACAATAGCCAACAAGATGACCAACACTATCAATATCAGGTTTTTCATTAATTAACATACCTCCTTGTTTCAAATAGCTGTTTTCGCATTAATAGTTTCTTTTCGTAATAAAAGCTAAACAAGAATATAACTAGTTCAGAGCAGCTTTTCTTTGTTAAAGTCTATAAAAATCATTTCATACATATGAGTTACTCAAATGTAAGTGAAACAATGGCTGTAGTATAACTAATTGAGTTACTTCTCTTTTTGCTCAACTACCTTGTTGTTCTAAGCCTTTTTTGAACTCATTCTAACTGCTGGAACATTTAATAGCTGTAATTCTCGAACATTGTATTTTGCAAGCAAGTTCATAACTACTACTGTTAATAGCCCCTCACTCACTGCTAAAGGAATTTGTGTGAAAGAGAAAATCCCAGCAAATTTGATAAATGATGCTACAACTCCTCCAACCTCAGTCGGAAATGCCAGAGCTAATTGAAAAGCTGTCACAGTATAAGTACAGAGATCTCCTAACATGGCTGCTAAAAAAACTGAGACTGCAAAAGAGAAATTTACTCTTAAGCCTGCTTTAAATACGAAATATGTAACCATTGGTCCTACAACAGCCATTGAAAATGCATTTGCACCGAGTGTTGTGATACCGCCATGAGCGAGCAATAATGATTGAAACATTAATACAATCGTCCCTAGTACACTCATGACTGTTGGACCAAAAAGCACAGTACCTAGCCCAACACCAGTTGGATGTGAACTACTTCCAGTTACAGAAGGGATTTTTAATGCTGACAACACAAATGCAAACGCCCCTGATAGCCCAAGCATCGTCTTCACCTCAGGGTTTTCTTTCACTTTTTTTCGGATGGAGTACATCCCAACAGCCAAAAATGGAATGGTTAAAACCCACCAAAAAATAGCCCACCCAACCGGCAGGAAGCCCTCCATTATGTGCATCGCATATACTGGCCGAAATGAATTCAGCCAAAAATAACTAGTCAAACCAATAACAATTGTTACGAATAGCCAAGCATGTTTTCTTTTCATCAGTGAAGCACTCCCCCATGTTTATAAAGGCTAATTCCAAATATATTGATATACACACGAATATAGCTCGTGGTTACTACACAAAATTAGAAGATTCCGAAAGAGCCTTTATGTAAAATAAAAAGAGCACTCAAACCATAAAGGATCGAGTGCTCAGAAAAAGTCAGTATTAACTATATGTTTACATACTAATTCTTAACAACACCTCCCTATATTCCCGTAGGTTACAATCGTGTTACTTAAACAGGCAGGTCTCCTGACTTATCTTCAACACTTCCTGCGCCTTCCCATTTCTTTACGAAACAGTGACACATATGCAGGTTGCTCAGACTTACAGTGGCGGGAACCGCGTCGGCTTTACACCGAACTTCCCTTTT from Bacillus sp. SM2101 encodes:
- a CDS encoding energy-coupling factor ABC transporter substrate-binding protein, which produces MKNLILIVLVILLAIVPLVLQQDAEFGGADGQAEEAIGEIAPNYEPWFNVLWEPPSGEIESLLFSLQAAIGAIIIGYVIGYGRARKKFSTESSSEVEHASD
- the cbiQ gene encoding cobalt ECF transporter T component CbiQ, with translation MLRIDQLAYLNQLRHVHPIEKAVFTFLFLFFCLITKSEVIAVITLLIMSMAIVFGAKISVRDYIKLLLLPSFFLLSSIIPILISVAPYDYKVINSLWSMTFGTWQLYISTDNISIVTSLFFTVFSTVSCMYFLILSTPLHDILWLLQKMKLPTLFIELVAFTYRFIFVLLDKAQEVYIAQASRLGYQHYRLSIYSLGQLVVGVFVKSMKYAKELQIAVDTRGGQDGNYEIESSYKYHPLNWGIVAISMLTLTFVASAM
- a CDS encoding ATP-binding cassette domain-containing protein, with protein sequence MSTPIIELENITYQYPDGTDAINNISLSIEQGKKIALLGNNGAGKSTLFLHFNGILQPTSGSICFQGETLRYKRKEIKRLRQQVGIVYQDSDSQLFSSSVYQDIKYGPKNMGLSESEVELAVDKAMMLTETTALKEKPPHFLSIGQKKRVAIAGIVAMEPKLMVLDEPTAGLDPYYAKKIMNVLHDIQTENKTMIVSTHDVNLAYEWADEIIVMNEGRIIAQDKPDQVFRDDAILQKSHLEKPWIIDVFEQLRVKDRFNSCTIPKTKNEIMKLLAEI
- a CDS encoding energy-coupling factor ABC transporter permease: MKRKHAWLFVTIVIGLTSYFWLNSFRPVYAMHIMEGFLPVGWAIFWWVLTIPFLAVGMYSIRKKVKENPEVKTMLGLSGAFAFVLSALKIPSVTGSSSHPTGVGLGTVLFGPTVMSVLGTIVLMFQSLLLAHGGITTLGANAFSMAVVGPMVTYFVFKAGLRVNFSFAVSVFLAAMLGDLCTYTVTAFQLALAFPTEVGGVVASFIKFAGIFSFTQIPLAVSEGLLTVVVMNLLAKYNVRELQLLNVPAVRMSSKKA